Part of the bacterium genome, TCAAAAATGAGTATCGGTGATTTTGTTGTGGGGGGAAACAATTTTGGGTTGGGGTCTTCAAGAGAGCATGCTCCGCAGGTTTTAAAAATTGCAGGAGTTAATGCGGTTTTAGCAAAGTCTTTTGCCCGTATTTTTTTCAGAAACGCCATAAACATAGGGCTTTTGGCAATAATCTGTGATACGGATAAAATTAATCAGGGTGACGAGCTTGAATTAGACCTTTCAAAAGGTTTAATCCGGAACAAAACTCAGGAAATTCAAATTGAAATGACGGCTCT contains:
- a CDS encoding 3-isopropylmalate dehydratase small subunit — encoded protein: MKKGKAWKFGDDISTDHIAPGRLFHLRTNLPELAKHVLEDADPEFASKMSIGDFVVGGNNFGLGSSREHAPQVLKIAGVNAVLAKSFARIFFRNAINIGLLAIICDTDKINQGDELELDLSKGLIRNKTQEIQIEMTALPDVMIKILNDGGLAKHIEKYGDFQLV